One part of the Glycine soja cultivar W05 chromosome 11, ASM419377v2, whole genome shotgun sequence genome encodes these proteins:
- the LOC114375469 gene encoding protein LURP-one-related 17-like: protein MRVFPRLKSLSRAVHEEQEREHDDEEKKKAAEKLYTSLTVWRKSLLMSCNGFTVIDSYGNLVYRVDNYIGRPNEVTLMDASGKSILTMCRRRRLGLLDSWFVYEGEVGNNINNMRTRTRRRSSNLSKSSKTPICCVRKHVNILHGNTNVQAYVYRGASSHSDKRCAAFTIEGSYAHRTCKVLDECGRVVAEIKRKEANAKSVSFGIEIFQLIVHPGFDPAFAMALVLLLDQMFT from the exons atgagAGTGTTTCCAAGGCTCAAATCGCTGTCAAGAGCGGTGCACGAGGAACAAGAGCGTGAGCATGATGATGAGGAGAAAAAGAAGGCAGCAGAAAAGTTGTACACATCCCTAACAGTTTGGAGAAAATCCTTGCTAATGAGTTGCAATGGATTCACGGTGATTGATTCTTATGGAAATTTGGTGTATCGTGTCGACAATTATATTGGTCGACCCAACGAAGTCACTCTCATGGATGCCTCAGGAAAATCTATCCTCACCATGTGCCGCCGCAGG AGGCTTGGATTGTTAGATAGCTGGTTTGTGTATGAAGGGGAAGTGGGGAACAATATTAATAACATGCGTACGAGGACTAGGAGGAGGAGTAGTAACTTGTCTAAGTCATCAAAGACTCCAATTTGTTGTGTAAGGAAGCATGTGAATATTTTACATGGCAACACCAACGTTCAGGCCTACGTGTACCGTGGAGCTTCTTCACATTCAGATAAACGGTGTGCGGCGTTTACCATAGAGGGTTCCTACGCACATCGAACGTGTAAGGTGTTGGATGAGTGCGGAAGGGTCGTGGCTGAAATCAAGAGGAAGGAAGCTAACGCCAAAAGTGTCTCTTTTGGGATAGAGATTTTTCAGTTGATTGTGCACCCTGGCTTTGATCCTGCCTTTGCCATGGCACTCGTCTTACTCCTCGATCAAATGTTTACTTGA